A genome region from Aphelocoma coerulescens isolate FSJ_1873_10779 chromosome Z unlocalized genomic scaffold, UR_Acoe_1.0 ChrZ, whole genome shotgun sequence includes the following:
- the IDNK gene encoding probable gluconokinase isoform X1: MVLLVVMGVSGSGKTTVGSRLAAKLGWKFYDADDYHPLENRKKMAEGIPLTDEDRIPWLCALHDILRREDASRQDAILACSALKKMYRHVLISGASATESNQPQQPGENPALKILFVHLDGPKDIIAGRLEKRRGHFMPPELLKSQFDTLEPPSAPENFITVSLEKSLPEIVLEIESAILQGEALLE; the protein is encoded by the exons atggtgctgctggtggtgatGGGCGTCAGCGGCTCAGGGAA GACCACGGTCGGGTCGCGGCTGGCAGCTAAG ttggGATGGAAATTCTACGATGCAGATGATTATCATCCTCTagagaatagaaagaaaatGGCAGAAGGGATACCACTCACTGATGAG GACAGGATTCCTTGGCTTTGTGCATTGCATGACATACTAAGGAG aGAAGATGCATCTAGACAAGATGCAATTCTGGCCTGTTCTGCACTGAAGAAGATGTACAGGCATGTGTTAATTAGTGGAGCATCTGCAACTGAAAGCAACCAGCCACAGCAACCAGGAGAAAACCCAGCACTGAAGATCCTCTTTGTTCATTTGGATGGACCTAAGGACATCATTGCTGGCCGCCTGGAGAAGCGGAGAGGTCATTTTATGCCACCTGAACTTCTCAAGTCTCAGTTTGATACTCTGGAGCCACCTAGTGCACCAGAAAACTTCATTACTGTCAGTCTAGAAAAATCTCTCCCTGAAATAGTGCTAGAGATTGAGAGTGCTATTCTTCAGGGTGAGGCTTTGCTGGAGTGA
- the IDNK gene encoding probable gluconokinase isoform X2 codes for MAEGIPLTDEDRIPWLCALHDILRREDASRQDAILACSALKKMYRHVLISGASATESNQPQQPGENPALKILFVHLDGPKDIIAGRLEKRRGHFMPPELLKSQFDTLEPPSAPENFITVSLEKSLPEIVLEIESAILQGEALLE; via the exons atGGCAGAAGGGATACCACTCACTGATGAG GACAGGATTCCTTGGCTTTGTGCATTGCATGACATACTAAGGAG aGAAGATGCATCTAGACAAGATGCAATTCTGGCCTGTTCTGCACTGAAGAAGATGTACAGGCATGTGTTAATTAGTGGAGCATCTGCAACTGAAAGCAACCAGCCACAGCAACCAGGAGAAAACCCAGCACTGAAGATCCTCTTTGTTCATTTGGATGGACCTAAGGACATCATTGCTGGCCGCCTGGAGAAGCGGAGAGGTCATTTTATGCCACCTGAACTTCTCAAGTCTCAGTTTGATACTCTGGAGCCACCTAGTGCACCAGAAAACTTCATTACTGTCAGTCTAGAAAAATCTCTCCCTGAAATAGTGCTAGAGATTGAGAGTGCTATTCTTCAGGGTGAGGCTTTGCTGGAGTGA